Proteins from one Bradyrhizobium roseum genomic window:
- a CDS encoding PQQ-dependent sugar dehydrogenase gives MKSAFNRSILALAAILVVAGAGQAGAQQKPLKKYESGTKDFWTNPPPDWFLGDETEAQKGQAPPSGPPTGASEAELAAMMKKIKLPEGFSIEVYASNVLEARQMAWGDKGTLFVGSFSLGNVYAIKDVGGKREVKTVLKGLNMPTGLAFQDGALYVVAINKLIKYENAEANLDNLGAGKVVYDDMPSYVAHGWKYIAVDKEGWFYLPFGPPFNIGLPPTSLSQIRRVDPKTGNAEIWALGVRNSVGGDVDPRSGRYWFTENARDWISDDMPSDKLNMISKIGEHFGYPYCHQGDFPDPKFAMGHKCEEFTPPVVKLGAHVAPLGMKFYTGDQFPAEYKNNILIAEHGSWNRYKYQGARIKRVIVDADGKNAKSEIFASGWLEGDTGYLGRPNDIILAKDGSILVADDWAGAVYRISYKK, from the coding sequence ATGAAATCGGCTTTCAATCGATCCATTCTTGCGCTCGCAGCCATCCTTGTTGTCGCAGGAGCCGGTCAGGCCGGCGCGCAGCAGAAGCCTCTGAAGAAATACGAGTCCGGCACCAAGGATTTCTGGACCAATCCGCCGCCGGACTGGTTCCTTGGTGACGAGACCGAAGCGCAGAAGGGCCAGGCGCCGCCATCCGGTCCGCCCACCGGCGCCTCGGAGGCCGAACTCGCGGCGATGATGAAGAAGATCAAGCTGCCGGAGGGCTTCAGCATCGAAGTCTACGCCTCCAACGTGCTGGAAGCGCGGCAGATGGCCTGGGGCGACAAGGGCACGCTGTTCGTCGGCTCCTTCAGCCTCGGGAACGTCTATGCGATTAAGGATGTTGGTGGAAAGCGCGAGGTCAAGACCGTCCTCAAGGGCCTCAACATGCCGACCGGCCTCGCATTCCAGGACGGCGCGCTCTACGTCGTCGCGATCAACAAGCTGATCAAATACGAGAACGCCGAAGCCAATCTCGACAATCTCGGCGCGGGCAAGGTGGTGTATGACGACATGCCGTCCTACGTCGCGCATGGCTGGAAATACATCGCCGTCGACAAGGAAGGTTGGTTCTATCTGCCGTTCGGACCGCCCTTCAACATCGGCCTTCCGCCGACCAGCCTCTCGCAGATCCGCCGCGTCGATCCCAAGACCGGCAACGCCGAGATCTGGGCGCTCGGGGTCCGCAACAGCGTCGGCGGCGACGTCGATCCGCGCTCCGGGCGGTACTGGTTCACCGAGAACGCGCGCGACTGGATCAGCGATGACATGCCAAGCGACAAGCTCAACATGATCTCGAAGATTGGCGAGCACTTCGGCTATCCCTACTGCCACCAGGGCGATTTCCCGGATCCGAAATTCGCGATGGGGCACAAGTGCGAGGAATTCACCCCGCCCGTCGTCAAGCTCGGGGCGCACGTCGCACCCCTCGGCATGAAGTTCTATACCGGCGATCAATTCCCCGCCGAGTATAAGAACAACATCCTGATCGCCGAGCACGGCTCCTGGAATCGCTACAAGTACCAGGGCGCCCGGATCAAGCGCGTGATCGTCGATGCCGACGGCAAGAACGCCAAGTCGGAAATCTTCGCCTCCGGCTGGCTTGAGGGCGACACCGGCTATCTCGGCCGTCCGAACGACATCATCCTCGCCAAGGATGGTTCGATCCTGGTGGCGGACGACTGGGCCGGCGCCGTCTATCGCATCAGCTACAAGAAGTAG
- the ggt gene encoding gamma-glutamyltransferase, translating to MTVSSIRWRRLAATIVLAFACATAALAQDRRGFAPVDLSTVRAITAEHGMVVAQERLAAEIGAGILRQGGNAVDAAVATGFALAVTYPRAGNIGGGGFMVIHSAARNEAVAIDYRETAPGAITPDVFLGADGKPDTDKSRNSALGIGVPGTVAGLALALEKYGSGRFTLAQILTPAIALARDGFVVADDLADTLSDMYRRMGRWSNSAKAFSRSDGTPLQEGDRLIQPDLAATLAAIAAQGPRGFYEGPVAERLAKAVRDGGGLMTSDDLKSYQAVTRDPVRGTYRGYDIVSMPLPSSGGMVLLETLNILEGFPMAELKQGSAASLHLMIEAMKRAYADRARYLGDPVFVNAPVNAMISKEYAARQRATIDLGRSTPAGDVLAVSPREGSNTTHYSVVDSSGNAVSNTYTLNFPYGVGLVAEGTGVLLNNELDDFTAAPGASNAFGLVGLEANLPGPGKRPLSSMSPTIVLKDGKPVLITGSPGGSRIISAVLQVVIDVLDYKMDVADAVAAPRVHHQWMPDEVRAERGFPDEVLEELRAKGHKVVVPLGQTSVNSIAVTPNGLLGAPDPRTRGAAAVGQ from the coding sequence ATGACTGTCTCTTCGATCCGATGGCGCCGGCTGGCCGCCACAATCGTCCTTGCGTTCGCGTGCGCGACAGCCGCGCTTGCGCAGGATCGCCGCGGTTTCGCGCCGGTCGATCTCTCCACGGTTCGCGCCATCACGGCCGAGCACGGCATGGTGGTGGCGCAGGAGCGGCTTGCTGCGGAGATCGGCGCAGGCATCCTGCGGCAGGGCGGCAATGCGGTTGACGCCGCGGTCGCCACCGGCTTTGCGCTGGCCGTCACCTATCCGCGGGCCGGCAACATCGGCGGCGGCGGCTTCATGGTGATTCATTCGGCGGCGCGCAATGAGGCTGTCGCCATCGACTATCGCGAGACCGCGCCGGGCGCGATCACGCCGGATGTTTTTCTCGGAGCAGACGGCAAGCCCGACACCGACAAGTCGCGCAATTCCGCGCTCGGCATCGGCGTGCCCGGCACGGTCGCCGGGCTGGCGCTGGCGCTGGAAAAGTACGGCTCGGGCCGTTTCACGCTCGCGCAAATCCTCACGCCCGCCATCGCGCTGGCGCGCGACGGTTTTGTGGTCGCCGACGACCTGGCCGACACGCTGTCGGACATGTATCGCCGGATGGGACGCTGGTCGAATTCAGCCAAGGCGTTCTCCCGCAGCGACGGCACGCCGCTGCAGGAAGGCGACCGGCTGATTCAGCCCGATCTCGCGGCGACGCTGGCGGCGATTGCCGCACAGGGACCGCGCGGGTTTTACGAGGGGCCGGTCGCCGAACGGCTGGCCAAGGCGGTGCGCGACGGCGGCGGCCTGATGACATCGGACGATTTGAAATCGTATCAGGCGGTCACCCGCGATCCCGTGCGCGGCACCTATCGCGGCTACGACATTGTTTCGATGCCGCTGCCCTCCTCCGGCGGCATGGTTTTACTGGAGACGCTGAACATTCTGGAAGGATTTCCGATGGCGGAGCTGAAGCAGGGCAGCGCGGCGTCCCTGCACCTCATGATCGAAGCCATGAAACGCGCCTACGCCGACCGCGCGCGCTATCTCGGCGATCCCGTCTTCGTCAACGCGCCCGTCAACGCGATGATCAGCAAGGAATATGCGGCAAGGCAACGCGCCACCATCGACCTTGGACGCTCGACGCCGGCGGGCGACGTGCTGGCCGTGAGCCCGCGCGAGGGCAGCAACACCACGCATTATTCGGTGGTCGATTCCAGCGGCAACGCGGTCAGCAATACCTACACGCTGAATTTTCCCTATGGCGTCGGCCTGGTCGCCGAGGGAACCGGCGTGCTGCTCAACAACGAGCTCGACGATTTCACCGCCGCGCCCGGCGCATCGAATGCCTTTGGCCTGGTCGGGCTCGAAGCCAACCTGCCCGGTCCGGGCAAGCGGCCATTGTCCTCGATGTCGCCGACCATCGTATTGAAGGACGGCAAACCGGTGCTGATCACGGGCTCGCCGGGCGGCAGCCGCATCATCTCGGCGGTGCTGCAGGTCGTGATCGACGTGCTCGACTACAAGATGGACGTCGCCGACGCCGTGGCAGCGCCCCGGGTTCATCATCAATGGATGCCCGACGAGGTGCGCGCTGAGCGCGGCTTTCCCGACGAGGTCCTGGAGGAACTGAGGGCGAAAGGCCACAAGGTGGTCGTGCCGCTCGGCCAGACCTCGGTGAACTCGATCGCCGTCACGCCGAACGGCCTGCTCGGCGCCCCCGATCCACGCACCCGCGGCGCCGCGGCGGTGGGCCAGTGA
- a CDS encoding c-type cytochrome, with protein sequence MRNALVGIVLAAILACGSSARAADIAAGKKKAELCVGCHGEAGISQMENIPSLAAQPDLFIQWQLVFFRAGTRKNEQMQPIVEQLNNEDIRNLGAYYASLAPAKEPKPDDDPDLSAKGAQAAAGRRCAACHTDTYAGTKAVARIAGQREEYLVKALRDYKTGVRAGGAMAAMADVAFPLSEEEIEALAHYLAHL encoded by the coding sequence ATGCGAAATGCACTGGTCGGGATCGTGCTGGCGGCGATATTGGCCTGCGGTTCGTCGGCCCGAGCCGCCGATATCGCTGCCGGCAAGAAGAAGGCCGAGCTGTGCGTCGGCTGCCACGGCGAGGCCGGCATTTCGCAGATGGAGAACATTCCCTCGCTCGCCGCCCAGCCCGATCTATTCATCCAGTGGCAGCTTGTGTTTTTCCGTGCCGGCACCCGCAAGAATGAGCAGATGCAGCCGATCGTCGAGCAGCTCAACAACGAGGATATCCGCAACCTCGGCGCCTATTACGCATCGCTGGCGCCGGCGAAGGAACCGAAGCCGGACGATGATCCGGACCTTTCAGCCAAAGGCGCGCAGGCGGCGGCCGGTCGGCGCTGCGCGGCATGTCACACCGATACCTACGCCGGCACCAAGGCCGTCGCCCGCATTGCCGGACAGCGCGAGGAATATCTCGTGAAGGCGCTGCGGGATTACAAAACCGGCGTGCGCGCTGGCGGCGCCATGGCGGCGATGGCGGATGTCGCCTTTCCCCTCAGCGAGGAGGAGATCGAGGCGCTCGCGCATTATCTGGCGCATTTGTAG
- a CDS encoding DUF2239 family protein — protein sequence MTDTTRPVFTAFIGPARLAAGPLAEVAIAVMQASRRPGAPSIITFSDATGQPIDLDLRGTEREVVSRLPRPAAPPDATPEPAAEPRGRGRPKLGVVAREVTLLPRHWEWLGTQPGGASVALRKLVEQARRANGDADRVRAARDAAYRFMSVMAGNLAGFEEASRALFADDRRRFVGLIAGWPDDIRDHVVKLAFSDRAEP from the coding sequence ATGACCGACACGACCCGCCCCGTTTTCACGGCCTTTATCGGCCCAGCGCGTCTCGCCGCGGGTCCGCTCGCGGAGGTCGCGATCGCGGTCATGCAGGCGTCTCGCCGGCCCGGCGCGCCGTCGATCATCACTTTCAGCGACGCGACGGGCCAGCCGATCGACCTCGACCTTCGCGGCACCGAGCGCGAGGTGGTGTCCCGCCTGCCGCGGCCCGCTGCGCCGCCCGATGCCACCCCTGAGCCGGCGGCGGAACCGCGCGGTCGCGGGCGGCCAAAACTCGGTGTGGTCGCACGTGAGGTGACGCTGTTGCCGCGCCATTGGGAATGGCTCGGCACACAGCCCGGCGGCGCCTCAGTCGCGCTCCGCAAGCTGGTGGAGCAAGCGCGCCGCGCTAACGGCGATGCCGATCGCGTGCGGGCCGCACGCGATGCTGCCTATCGCTTCATGTCGGTCATGGCCGGCAATCTCGCAGGCTTCGAGGAAGCGTCACGGGCATTGTTCGCCGACGACCGGCGGCGCTTCGTCGGTCTCATCGCCGGCTGGCCCGACGATATCCGCGACCACGTCGTCAAGCTCGCCTTCAGCGATCGCGCCGAGCCATAG
- a CDS encoding 2-hydroxychromene-2-carboxylate isomerase: protein MSSNPQFLFDFGSPNAFLSHEAIPAIERRTGVKFEYVPILLGGIFKATNNKSPAETLAGVKNKREFHALETERFLKRFGVKPYVWNPFFPVNTLNLMRAAVAAQFEGVFEKYIEAAFHHMWVEPKKMDDPEVAAKALASSGLDAAKLLTRAQDADVKAKLIENTQNAVERGAFGSPTFFVGQEMFFGKEQLREVEEMASGK, encoded by the coding sequence GTGAGTTCAAATCCGCAATTCCTGTTCGATTTCGGCAGTCCCAACGCCTTCCTCAGCCATGAAGCGATTCCGGCGATCGAACGACGCACCGGTGTAAAATTCGAATATGTGCCGATCCTGCTCGGTGGCATCTTCAAGGCCACCAACAACAAGTCGCCCGCCGAAACACTCGCCGGCGTCAAGAACAAGCGTGAATTCCACGCGCTGGAAACCGAGCGCTTCCTCAAGCGTTTTGGCGTCAAGCCCTATGTTTGGAATCCATTCTTCCCGGTCAACACGCTGAACCTGATGCGCGCGGCCGTGGCGGCCCAGTTCGAAGGTGTGTTCGAGAAATATATCGAAGCCGCCTTCCACCACATGTGGGTCGAGCCGAAGAAGATGGACGACCCCGAGGTCGCGGCCAAGGCGCTGGCCTCGTCCGGCCTCGACGCCGCAAAGCTGCTGACGCGCGCGCAGGATGCCGACGTGAAGGCAAAGCTGATCGAGAACACCCAGAACGCGGTGGAGCGCGGCGCGTTCGGCTCGCCGACATTCTTCGTCGGCCAGGAAATGTTCTTCGGCAAGGAGCAGCTTCGCGAGGTCGAGGAAATGGCGTCGGGCAAGTAG
- a CDS encoding glutathione S-transferase family protein, producing MLTVHHLNNSRSQRVLWLLEELEVPYEIVRYQRQPDMRAPAELRAVHPLGKSPVVTDNDNTIAESGAICEYIIGTYGNGRLIPQQNTPERLRYTYWLHYAEGSAMPPLLLKLLFTLMPKRAPALLRPVVRKVSNTALTTLVNPQLKQHMDYWESELAKSEWFAGPEFSGADIQMSFPLEAAAARGGLEFGHPRAMAFLERIHARPAYARALEKGGPYVIGR from the coding sequence ATGCTGACGGTTCATCATCTCAACAATTCCCGCTCGCAGCGTGTGCTGTGGCTGCTCGAAGAGCTGGAGGTTCCGTACGAGATCGTGCGCTATCAGCGTCAGCCGGACATGCGGGCGCCGGCGGAACTGCGCGCCGTTCACCCGCTCGGCAAATCCCCCGTTGTTACCGACAATGACAACACCATCGCGGAGTCCGGTGCGATCTGCGAATACATCATCGGCACCTACGGCAACGGGCGCCTCATCCCGCAGCAGAACACGCCGGAGCGCCTCCGCTATACCTACTGGCTGCACTATGCCGAAGGCTCTGCGATGCCGCCGCTGCTGCTGAAGCTTCTGTTCACGCTGATGCCGAAGCGCGCGCCGGCCCTGCTGCGCCCGGTGGTACGGAAGGTGTCCAACACGGCGCTGACCACCCTGGTCAATCCGCAGCTCAAGCAGCACATGGATTACTGGGAAAGCGAGCTGGCCAAGAGCGAATGGTTCGCCGGCCCTGAATTCAGCGGCGCCGATATCCAAATGAGCTTTCCACTGGAAGCCGCCGCGGCCCGTGGCGGACTGGAGTTCGGTCACCCCCGGGCGATGGCGTTTCTCGAACGCATCCACGCCCGTCCGGCCTATGCGCGTGCGCTGGAAAAGGGCGGGCCGTACGTGATCGGTCGGTGA
- a CDS encoding SDR family oxidoreductase, whose amino-acid sequence MTSLKGKTLFISGASRGIGLAIALRAARDGANVAVAAKTAEPHPKLKGTIYTAAEEIRAAGGKALPVLCDIRDEAQVIAAIEQTVSEFGGIDICVNNASAISLTNSQGTDMKRFDLMMGINTRGTFMVSKYCIPHLKKAANPHILMLSPPLDMKQKWFEHSTAYTMAKFGMSMCVLGLSGELRSAGVAVNALWPRTTIATAAVGNLLGGETMMRASRTPEIMGDAAHAILTRPAREFTGQFCIDDKVLYASGVRDFEHYRVDRSVPLMSDFFVPDDDVPPPGVTVQALPSVGAAQTSR is encoded by the coding sequence ATGACGTCCCTCAAAGGCAAGACGCTGTTCATCTCGGGCGCCAGCCGCGGCATCGGGCTGGCCATTGCGCTGCGTGCGGCGCGCGACGGCGCCAATGTCGCGGTGGCGGCCAAGACCGCGGAGCCGCATCCAAAACTCAAGGGCACCATCTATACGGCGGCGGAGGAAATTCGCGCCGCCGGCGGCAAGGCGCTGCCGGTGCTGTGCGACATCCGTGACGAGGCGCAGGTGATCGCGGCGATCGAGCAGACCGTCAGTGAGTTCGGCGGCATCGATATCTGCGTCAACAATGCCAGCGCCATCAGCCTGACCAATTCGCAGGGAACCGACATGAAGCGGTTCGACTTGATGATGGGAATCAATACGCGCGGCACCTTCATGGTGTCGAAATACTGCATTCCGCATTTGAAGAAGGCCGCCAACCCGCACATCCTGATGCTGTCGCCGCCGCTCGACATGAAGCAGAAATGGTTCGAGCATTCCACGGCCTATACGATGGCGAAGTTCGGGATGAGCATGTGCGTGCTGGGGCTGTCGGGTGAGCTGAGATCCGCCGGCGTCGCGGTCAACGCGCTGTGGCCACGCACCACCATTGCCACCGCCGCGGTCGGCAATCTGCTCGGCGGCGAGACCATGATGCGCGCGAGCCGCACGCCCGAGATCATGGGCGACGCCGCGCATGCCATTCTGACCCGCCCGGCACGGGAATTCACCGGACAGTTCTGCATCGACGACAAGGTGCTGTACGCCTCGGGCGTCAGGGACTTTGAGCACTACCGCGTCGACCGCTCGGTGCCCTTGATGTCGGACTTTTTCGTGCCCGACGACGATGTGCCGCCCCCGGGCGTCACCGTGCAGGCGCTACCGTCGGTGGGCGCCGCGCAGACGTCGCGCTAG
- a CDS encoding DUF2235 domain-containing protein: MANKRIILLSDGTGNSAGKVWRTNVWRVFESLDLTSSQQIAFYDDGVGTSSFKPLAILGGAFGFGLKRNVLDIYKFVCRNYRSRHDYQALETAAAKAENRNEKCGPWQDDDIFAFGFSRGAFTIRVVNGLICEQGLVSYRTEEELDRKVAAAYRAHRAKNFKSQFQVEWIFRKLRNIFLPAEHDSKQRPVDHITFLGLWDTVAAYGLPVDEMTRGVSRYLWPLEFPDRQLHPLVRKACHALSLDDERTTFHPLLWDESNEKDPKRITQVWFAGVHSNVGGGYPDDSLAHVSLTWILSQARRCGLTLKEAPGADPDAFTRVRSAQDKDGRIYDSRNGLGGYYRYGPRSVAALSDTKFSDDRRDCVKIAMPKIHESVLERISIDAHLYAPVALPPAYEILTYDERIISPDKLTAPSGKAKYESLANARQREHAQEHIVGSWIWRRRIIYFLTVIASFYLLTYPLTSTAPAQAEFATPLRPVSDLIRIVALALPNGASRWVNAYAREPLWFVLCASLVALLLWLSASLQGSITDHMRRAWRGSLAKIDLHRAESDERGGRLRLPIPAFVILLFIALCPVLRWLGCDWLQPPESPQTLIDNLKIFIDRLTHPYFQFFAAVILTTMQLGDGTIARFRLKDGYRQFITDIKLKFAPAFFAVTFLFGGFALAGHFVFNFRDSLGDFCNPAQQATKLKVCEPDDMKLCKRMPDGSFPGTCASEACRGAPVVEFDTANLCTPVGVMLETRGRYQLMMEKTDEWKFLGAESKLTGMPLREFLPDWKKDGLGGSVLALGRFAVLAAAYPLKRTLDRPFGRVILRYGETGNEENFIDSELTNGHLDEPFRATRDGQLFVYLNQPVSGFFPKLFRNVNSGKARIWVYRIPRGA, translated from the coding sequence ATGGCGAACAAGCGGATCATCCTGCTCTCCGACGGTACCGGCAATTCCGCCGGCAAGGTTTGGCGAACCAACGTCTGGCGCGTGTTTGAATCGCTGGACCTGACGAGTTCGCAGCAGATCGCGTTCTACGACGACGGCGTCGGCACATCCTCCTTCAAGCCCTTGGCGATCCTGGGCGGCGCCTTCGGCTTCGGCCTCAAGCGCAACGTGCTCGACATCTACAAATTCGTCTGCCGGAACTATCGCTCGCGTCACGACTACCAGGCGCTGGAAACGGCCGCTGCCAAAGCAGAAAATCGCAACGAGAAATGCGGACCTTGGCAGGACGACGACATCTTCGCGTTCGGCTTCAGCCGCGGCGCCTTCACCATCCGCGTGGTGAACGGGCTGATCTGCGAACAGGGGCTGGTGAGCTATCGGACGGAGGAGGAACTCGATCGCAAGGTCGCGGCGGCCTATCGGGCCCACCGGGCGAAGAACTTCAAATCCCAGTTCCAGGTCGAATGGATATTTCGCAAGCTGCGCAACATCTTTCTGCCGGCCGAGCACGACAGCAAGCAACGGCCGGTCGATCACATCACCTTCCTCGGCCTTTGGGATACCGTGGCGGCATACGGCCTGCCCGTCGACGAAATGACGCGCGGCGTGAGCCGCTATCTCTGGCCACTCGAGTTTCCGGACCGGCAACTCCATCCGCTGGTCCGCAAGGCTTGCCACGCCCTCTCGCTCGATGACGAGCGCACCACGTTCCACCCGCTGCTTTGGGACGAAAGCAATGAGAAGGATCCAAAGCGGATCACCCAGGTCTGGTTCGCCGGCGTGCATTCCAACGTGGGCGGAGGCTATCCCGACGACTCGCTCGCCCATGTGTCCTTGACCTGGATATTGTCGCAAGCACGCCGCTGCGGACTGACCTTGAAAGAGGCACCGGGCGCCGATCCCGACGCCTTCACGCGGGTGCGGTCGGCCCAGGACAAGGACGGCCGCATCTACGATTCGCGCAATGGACTAGGCGGCTACTACCGCTATGGACCCCGCAGCGTGGCCGCCTTGTCGGATACGAAATTTTCCGACGACAGGCGCGATTGCGTGAAGATTGCGATGCCGAAGATCCACGAGAGTGTACTGGAACGGATCTCCATCGACGCGCATCTCTATGCCCCGGTCGCACTGCCGCCGGCTTACGAGATCTTGACCTATGACGAGAGAATCATCAGCCCGGACAAGCTGACCGCCCCCTCCGGAAAAGCGAAGTATGAGAGCCTGGCCAACGCCCGCCAGCGTGAGCATGCCCAGGAGCATATCGTCGGGAGCTGGATCTGGCGCCGCCGCATCATCTATTTCCTGACCGTGATCGCGTCGTTCTACCTGCTGACCTATCCGCTGACGTCCACAGCGCCGGCGCAAGCCGAATTCGCCACGCCGTTGCGGCCGGTTTCCGATCTCATTCGCATCGTGGCGCTCGCCCTCCCCAACGGGGCGTCACGCTGGGTCAACGCCTACGCGCGGGAGCCGCTCTGGTTCGTATTGTGCGCTTCGCTTGTCGCGCTGCTGTTGTGGTTGAGCGCAAGCCTGCAGGGCAGCATCACGGACCACATGCGCCGCGCGTGGCGCGGGAGCCTCGCAAAGATCGACCTGCACCGGGCCGAATCGGATGAACGCGGCGGCCGTCTTCGCTTGCCGATTCCGGCATTCGTCATCTTGTTGTTCATCGCGCTGTGTCCGGTGTTGAGATGGCTCGGTTGCGACTGGCTGCAGCCACCCGAATCTCCGCAGACCTTGATCGATAACCTCAAAATTTTCATCGATCGCCTCACCCATCCGTATTTCCAGTTCTTCGCGGCCGTTATCTTGACGACGATGCAGCTTGGCGACGGCACCATCGCGCGGTTCAGGCTGAAGGACGGCTACCGGCAGTTCATCACCGACATCAAGCTCAAGTTTGCGCCTGCATTTTTTGCCGTCACGTTCCTGTTCGGCGGTTTTGCCCTTGCCGGTCACTTCGTCTTCAATTTCCGCGACAGTCTCGGTGATTTCTGCAATCCCGCGCAGCAAGCGACGAAGCTCAAGGTCTGCGAGCCCGACGACATGAAGCTGTGCAAGCGGATGCCCGACGGCAGCTTTCCCGGCACATGCGCCTCTGAGGCCTGCCGAGGCGCTCCGGTCGTGGAGTTCGACACGGCCAATCTTTGCACGCCGGTCGGAGTCATGCTGGAGACGCGCGGGCGCTATCAGTTGATGATGGAAAAGACTGACGAGTGGAAGTTTCTCGGCGCCGAGTCCAAACTGACCGGAATGCCGCTGCGCGAATTCCTGCCTGACTGGAAGAAGGACGGCTTGGGCGGCTCGGTATTGGCGCTGGGCCGGTTTGCCGTGCTGGCGGCGGCCTATCCGCTCAAGCGAACGCTCGATCGGCCATTTGGACGCGTCATCCTTCGCTACGGCGAGACCGGCAACGAGGAGAATTTCATCGATAGCGAGCTGACGAACGGCCATCTCGACGAACCATTCAGGGCGACCCGCGACGGACAATTGTTCGTCTACCTGAACCAGCCGGTCAGCGGCTTCTTCCCGAAGCTGTTTCGCAACGTGAATTCGGGAAAGGCCAGAATCTGGGTCTACCGGATTCCGCGAGGAGCGTGA
- the panE gene encoding 2-dehydropantoate 2-reductase gives MRILVVGAGAIGGYFGGRLLQAGNDVTFLVRPKRASELASAGLVIKSPNGDVTLNSPPAVQADKLTEKFDVVLLSCKAFDLEDAITSFAPAVGPDTAIIPLLNGMLHLNVLDAEFGAGRVLGGLCAIAATLNEAREVVQLAPMQSLNFGERDGAMSERVRAIAKVFDSGKIGAVASDHILQDMWEKWVFLASLAASTSLMRTSVGNILAVTGGKDFLLGMLDECSAIAKASGFAPTGPFFQRTSGMLTTEGSPMTASMFRDIKAGLPVEADHVIGDLVARADAAKIPVPKLRIAYTHLKAYEKQRSA, from the coding sequence ATGCGCATTCTCGTGGTCGGGGCCGGCGCCATCGGCGGCTATTTCGGCGGCAGGCTGCTTCAGGCCGGGAATGATGTGACCTTCCTGGTCCGGCCGAAGCGCGCGTCCGAACTCGCCAGCGCGGGCCTCGTCATCAAGAGCCCCAACGGCGACGTGACGCTCAACAGCCCGCCGGCCGTGCAGGCGGACAAGCTCACGGAAAAATTCGACGTCGTGCTGCTGAGCTGCAAGGCGTTCGACCTCGAAGACGCGATCACGTCGTTTGCGCCGGCGGTCGGGCCTGATACGGCGATCATTCCGCTGCTCAACGGCATGCTGCACCTCAACGTTCTGGACGCAGAATTCGGCGCCGGCCGCGTGCTCGGCGGCCTCTGCGCCATCGCCGCGACGCTCAACGAGGCCCGCGAGGTGGTCCAGCTGGCGCCGATGCAGTCGCTCAATTTCGGCGAACGCGACGGCGCGATGTCGGAGCGGGTGCGCGCGATCGCAAAAGTGTTCGACAGCGGCAAGATCGGCGCGGTGGCCAGCGACCATATCCTGCAGGACATGTGGGAGAAGTGGGTTTTCCTCGCGTCGCTCGCGGCGTCGACGTCGCTGATGCGAACCTCGGTCGGCAACATTCTGGCGGTCACCGGCGGCAAGGATTTTCTGCTCGGCATGCTCGATGAATGCAGCGCGATTGCAAAAGCGTCGGGCTTTGCGCCGACCGGCCCGTTCTTCCAGCGCACCAGCGGCATGCTGACCACCGAAGGCTCGCCGATGACCGCCTCGATGTTCCGCGACATCAAGGCCGGGCTGCCGGTCGAGGCCGACCATGTGATCGGCGACCTCGTCGCCCGTGCCGATGCCGCCAAGATCCCGGTGCCGAAGCTGCGCATCGCGTATACGCATCTCAAGGCGTATGAGAAACAGCGCTCTGCGTAG